The following coding sequences lie in one Klebsiella huaxiensis genomic window:
- a CDS encoding extracellular solute-binding protein, producing the protein MFVRISLILLTLFSLQSQAQAIKESNTFAIIGEPKYVAGFDHYDYANPAAPKGGAITLAAIGTFDNFNRYALRGNPGIRTETLYDSLFTTSDDEPGSYYPLIAESARYDEAFSWMEITLNPRARYHDGSPITASDVAFTFQKFMTEGVPQFRLYYKGTTVKAIAPLTVRIELAKPGKENMLSLFSLPVMPEKFWRNHKLSDPLSSPPLASGPYRVTAWRMGQYITYSRVKDYWAADLPVNRGRWNFDTLRYDYYLDDNVAFEAFKAGAVDRREENIAKNWATRYVGRNFTHGYIVKDEYTNTSAQNTQWLAFNIQRPVFTDRRVREAITLAFDFEWMNKALFYNSYSRANSFFQNTEYAARDYPDAEELALLTPLKKEIPAEVFTQIYLPPVSNGDGFERVNLLKADAILNQAGWVVKNQRRVNAKSGKPLRFELLLPSGSSDRWVLPFQHNLQRLGIVMDIRQVDNSQYSNRKRSRDYDMMPNVWRATPWPGTDLQISWDSEYIDSSYNASGVQSPAVDQLIAQIIRWQGNKEKLLPLGRALDRVLTWNYYMLPMWYMAHDRTAYWDKFSFPQTRAVYSSGFENWWYDASKAARLPADRR; encoded by the coding sequence ATGTTTGTACGCATCAGCCTGATACTGCTGACCTTATTTAGCCTGCAGAGCCAGGCGCAAGCGATTAAAGAGAGCAATACGTTCGCCATTATCGGCGAGCCTAAATACGTCGCTGGCTTTGACCACTACGATTATGCCAACCCCGCCGCGCCGAAAGGCGGTGCAATTACCCTTGCGGCCATTGGCACCTTTGATAACTTCAATCGCTACGCGCTGCGCGGCAACCCGGGCATACGTACCGAAACGCTGTATGACTCCTTGTTTACCACCTCTGATGACGAACCCGGCAGCTACTATCCGCTGATTGCCGAAAGCGCTCGCTATGACGAAGCATTTTCGTGGATGGAGATAACCCTCAATCCACGCGCCCGCTACCATGACGGCAGCCCAATAACCGCCAGCGATGTCGCGTTTACTTTTCAAAAGTTTATGACCGAAGGGGTGCCGCAATTTCGCCTCTATTATAAAGGCACCACCGTTAAAGCGATCGCCCCGCTAACCGTTCGCATTGAGCTGGCAAAACCGGGTAAAGAGAATATGCTCAGCCTGTTCTCCCTGCCAGTGATGCCGGAAAAATTCTGGCGTAACCATAAGCTCAGCGACCCGCTATCTTCACCGCCGTTAGCTAGCGGTCCATACCGCGTGACCGCCTGGCGTATGGGTCAGTACATCACCTACTCGCGAGTAAAAGACTACTGGGCCGCTGATTTACCGGTTAATCGTGGGCGCTGGAATTTCGACACCTTGCGCTACGATTACTATCTGGATGACAACGTCGCCTTTGAAGCCTTCAAAGCCGGAGCCGTTGACCGACGCGAAGAGAATATCGCCAAGAACTGGGCCACCCGCTATGTGGGGCGCAACTTTACCCATGGCTACATCGTCAAAGATGAATATACCAACACCTCGGCGCAGAATACCCAGTGGCTGGCTTTCAACATTCAGCGCCCGGTATTTACCGACCGGCGGGTACGTGAAGCCATAACTCTCGCGTTTGATTTTGAATGGATGAATAAGGCGCTGTTTTATAACTCTTACAGCCGCGCCAATAGCTTCTTTCAGAATACCGAATACGCGGCGCGTGATTATCCAGATGCCGAAGAACTTGCTCTGCTGACGCCGCTGAAAAAAGAGATCCCTGCCGAAGTTTTCACGCAGATCTACCTGCCCCCGGTCTCCAACGGCGACGGTTTCGAACGCGTAAACCTGCTCAAAGCAGATGCCATCCTTAACCAGGCGGGATGGGTGGTGAAAAACCAGCGGCGGGTTAACGCGAAAAGCGGCAAACCGTTACGCTTTGAGCTGCTACTTCCTTCCGGGAGCAGCGATCGCTGGGTTCTGCCCTTTCAGCACAATCTTCAGCGGCTCGGGATCGTCATGGATATTCGCCAGGTCGACAACTCCCAATACAGCAACCGCAAGCGCAGTCGCGATTACGACATGATGCCCAACGTCTGGCGCGCCACGCCCTGGCCCGGAACTGACCTGCAAATCTCCTGGGACTCTGAATATATTGACTCCAGCTACAACGCTTCCGGTGTACAAAGCCCAGCCGTCGACCAACTGATTGCCCAAATTATTCGCTGGCAGGGCAATAAGGAGAAGCTGCTGCCGCTGGGTCGGGCTCTCGACCGCGTGCTGACGTGGAACTATTACATGCTGCCGATGTGGTATATGGCGCATGACCGAACCGCATACTGGGATAAGTTCTCTTTCCCGCAGACCCGCGCGGTTTACTCTTCTGGTTTTGAAAA
- a CDS encoding cyclic di-GMP phosphodiesterase has product MPTRHFSPRRKIWLTSLCIGIAVALLAGSIQFMVIYHNRAERFDVIIDNVHAYLKSYFHDLNQTIDGLQPLVDQPCENVDSGLTAHAAFSPNVRAFLLVKNGFAFCSSATGAMNTPLTQLIPQLDISKAVDMAILPGTPMMPQSAALAMWVRSPHGGEDGVFVSINANLTPYILYSSRQNDFSGLALAISHTAISTFSNKLIDPQTLLSPPIRQVQIDGLPLKVYLYANSWLAENTQFSLLLGVVCGLLAGFLSYYVLTIKSDPRKELLLAIKNDQFYVVYQPVVKSDTLQISGIEVLMRWRHPTAGEIPPDVFITLAEAQQMIIPLTRHLLKLIAHDAMTLQSLLPAGSKLGINISPAHLHADSFQQDLQHFAATMPSDHFSVVLEITERAMIDKKRSLENFDWLHEQGFEIAIDDFGTGHSALIYLERYNFDYLKIDRGFVQAIGTETVTSPVLDAVISLSRRLKLTTVAEGVETQEQAEWLCQHGVNYLQGYWLSRPLTLEALVAAHNEPAKYFTTR; this is encoded by the coding sequence ATGCCTACCCGTCACTTCTCTCCTCGGCGTAAAATCTGGCTAACCAGCTTATGTATCGGAATCGCCGTCGCCCTGCTGGCCGGTAGCATTCAGTTTATGGTGATTTATCACAATCGGGCAGAGCGTTTCGACGTCATCATTGATAATGTTCATGCGTATCTTAAGAGCTACTTCCACGATTTAAATCAGACCATTGATGGCCTGCAACCGCTAGTCGATCAGCCCTGTGAAAATGTCGATTCTGGATTAACCGCCCATGCTGCATTCAGCCCAAACGTGCGTGCGTTCCTGCTGGTTAAAAATGGTTTCGCGTTTTGTTCCTCCGCCACCGGGGCAATGAATACGCCTTTAACCCAGCTCATCCCCCAGCTCGATATCTCTAAAGCGGTCGATATGGCCATTCTGCCCGGGACGCCCATGATGCCGCAAAGCGCCGCGCTGGCGATGTGGGTCCGCAGTCCGCACGGTGGAGAAGACGGTGTTTTTGTCTCGATTAATGCCAACCTGACGCCCTATATTCTCTACTCTTCCCGGCAGAACGATTTCAGCGGCCTTGCCCTGGCTATTAGCCACACTGCCATCTCCACCTTCAGCAATAAACTTATCGACCCGCAAACGCTACTCTCACCACCAATCCGCCAGGTGCAGATTGACGGTTTGCCGCTCAAAGTTTATCTCTACGCCAACAGCTGGCTGGCAGAAAATACCCAATTTTCCCTGCTGCTTGGCGTGGTATGCGGCCTACTGGCAGGTTTTTTGAGCTATTACGTCCTGACTATCAAATCTGACCCGCGCAAAGAACTGCTGTTGGCGATCAAAAACGATCAGTTTTACGTGGTTTACCAACCGGTAGTGAAATCCGACACGCTGCAAATTAGCGGTATTGAGGTACTGATGCGCTGGCGGCACCCGACCGCCGGGGAGATCCCTCCTGACGTGTTTATCACCCTGGCTGAAGCCCAGCAGATGATTATCCCTCTCACCCGCCATCTGTTAAAACTGATAGCCCATGATGCCATGACTCTGCAAAGCCTTCTGCCCGCCGGTAGCAAGCTTGGGATAAATATTTCACCCGCCCACCTGCATGCCGACAGTTTTCAGCAGGATCTTCAACATTTCGCGGCAACTATGCCTTCTGACCATTTTAGCGTGGTGCTGGAGATTACCGAGCGCGCGATGATCGATAAAAAACGATCGTTGGAGAATTTCGACTGGCTACATGAGCAAGGCTTTGAAATTGCGATCGATGATTTTGGCACCGGACATAGTGCGCTTATCTATCTGGAGCGCTATAACTTCGACTATCTGAAGATTGACCGCGGCTTCGTGCAAGCTATCGGCACCGAAACCGTAACATCACCGGTTCTGGATGCCGTGATCTCGCTGAGCCGCCGTCTGAAGCTCACCACGGTCGCCGAAGGTGTGGAAACGCAGGAACAGGCCGAATGGCTATGCCAGCACGGAGTGAACTATCTGCAGGGTTACTGGTTAAGCCGACCGCTGACCCTGGAAGCGCTGGTCGCCGCCCACAATGAACCCGCGAAATATTTCACAACCCGCTGA
- the mepS gene encoding bifunctional murein DD-endopeptidase/murein LD-carboxypeptidase, translating to MVKSQPILRYILRVAPAIAVAVLLSACSSNSTARNMHSETLAVGSGDLSSLQASQDEFETMVRNLDVKSRLMDQYASWKGVRYRLGGSTRKGIDCSAFVQRTFREQFGLELPRSTSEQQDSGKSITRSQLRTGDLVLFRAGSTGRHVGIYIGNNQFVHASTSSGVTISSMDEPYWKKRYNEARRVLSRS from the coding sequence ATGGTCAAATCTCAGCCGATTTTGAGATATATCTTGCGGGTCGCCCCCGCGATTGCAGTTGCGGTTCTGCTTTCCGCGTGTAGTTCAAATAGTACCGCCAGAAATATGCATTCTGAGACGCTTGCTGTGGGTAGTGGCGATTTATCATCACTGCAAGCCTCTCAGGATGAATTTGAAACAATGGTTCGCAATCTGGACGTTAAGTCCCGCTTGATGGATCAATATGCCAGCTGGAAGGGCGTGCGTTACCGCCTCGGCGGCAGCACTCGTAAAGGCATCGATTGTTCTGCCTTTGTGCAACGTACTTTCCGTGAACAGTTTGGTCTGGAACTGCCGCGCTCAACTTCTGAGCAGCAGGATTCAGGTAAATCCATTACGCGTTCTCAACTGCGTACTGGTGATTTAGTTCTGTTCCGCGCTGGTTCCACGGGCCGCCATGTGGGTATCTACATCGGCAACAACCAGTTTGTTCATGCATCCACCAGCAGCGGTGTGACGATTTCCAGCATGGATGAGCCATACTGGAAAAAGCGCTATAACGAAGCGCGACGAGTTCTGAGCCGCTCGTAA
- a CDS encoding phosphatase PAP2 family protein: protein MIMIKNRIPLILLLNAAGIALFCSWYFPVNHGFWNPLDSAIFYFFNHLVGVSPAYTWLLAIINNRAFDACSLLAMGSLMLSFWFKEQSAGRRRVIIIGLVMLLAAVVINQLAQHLMPVKRASPSLSFTDITKVSDVISFPTKDASKDSFPGDHGMMLLIFAAFMWRYFGHRALAIALVIFVVFAFPRVMIGAHWFTDIAVGSLTAVLIGAPWVLMTPLSDQVISLFERYLPCGKTKN, encoded by the coding sequence ATAATTATGATTAAAAATCGAATTCCCCTTATCCTGCTGCTGAACGCGGCGGGTATAGCGCTATTTTGCTCGTGGTACTTTCCTGTTAACCATGGTTTCTGGAATCCGCTGGATTCCGCTATCTTCTATTTCTTTAACCACCTGGTTGGAGTGAGCCCTGCTTACACCTGGCTGCTGGCAATTATCAACAACCGCGCATTCGACGCCTGCTCGCTGCTGGCAATGGGCAGCCTGATGCTGAGCTTCTGGTTTAAAGAACAGAGCGCCGGACGCCGCCGGGTGATTATCATCGGCCTGGTAATGCTGCTCGCCGCCGTCGTCATCAATCAGTTGGCTCAGCATCTGATGCCGGTCAAACGCGCCAGCCCCTCGCTCTCTTTCACCGACATTACTAAAGTGAGTGATGTGATCTCATTTCCCACTAAAGATGCCTCTAAGGATAGCTTCCCAGGCGATCACGGCATGATGCTGCTGATTTTTGCCGCCTTTATGTGGCGCTATTTTGGTCATCGCGCGTTGGCTATTGCGCTGGTCATATTTGTGGTCTTCGCGTTCCCACGCGTAATGATTGGCGCTCACTGGTTTACCGATATTGCCGTCGGTTCATTAACTGCCGTATTGATTGGCGCGCCCTGGGTGTTGATGACCCCACTGAGCGATCAAGTGATATCTTTATTTGAACGTTATCTACCCTGCGGAAAAACAAAAAATTAA
- a CDS encoding CobW family GTP-binding protein, with translation MTKTNLITGFLGSGKTTSILHLLAHKPADEKWAVLVNEFGEVGIDGALLAESGALLKEIPGGCMCCVNGLPMQVGLNTLLRQGKPDRLLIEPTGLGHPKQILDILTAAVYEPWIDLRATLCVLDPRQLLDEKVVTNENFRDQLAAADIVITNKADRATSESQLAFATWWQTYAGERQHVSATQGNIDPVWLDLPRRNVTPLPESAEHAHSHGQKPGLAALNLPSHQRWRRSLNSGQGYQSCGWIFDAETIFDTVGLLEWARLAPVGRVKGVMRIAEGLVRINRQQLDLHIETQNVAPPDSRIELIADSDTDWNALQASLLKLRLS, from the coding sequence GTGACCAAAACTAACTTGATCACGGGATTTCTCGGCAGTGGCAAAACGACCTCGATTTTGCATCTGCTGGCCCATAAGCCCGCGGATGAAAAATGGGCCGTTCTGGTCAACGAGTTTGGCGAAGTAGGCATCGACGGCGCACTGCTGGCCGAGAGCGGAGCTCTGCTTAAAGAAATCCCCGGCGGCTGCATGTGCTGTGTCAACGGCCTGCCAATGCAGGTTGGGCTCAATACGCTGCTGCGCCAGGGAAAACCAGACCGCTTGTTAATAGAGCCAACCGGTCTTGGCCATCCCAAACAGATCCTCGATATTCTGACCGCCGCGGTATACGAGCCGTGGATCGACCTGCGCGCGACGCTATGTGTGCTGGACCCGCGTCAGTTGCTCGACGAAAAGGTGGTGACCAACGAAAACTTTCGCGACCAGTTAGCCGCCGCCGATATTGTCATCACCAATAAAGCGGACCGCGCGACCAGCGAAAGCCAACTGGCCTTTGCAACATGGTGGCAGACCTATGCCGGAGAGCGTCAGCACGTCAGCGCCACCCAGGGCAATATTGACCCGGTATGGCTTGATTTGCCGCGCCGCAACGTCACGCCGCTACCTGAAAGCGCTGAACACGCGCATAGCCACGGGCAAAAACCAGGTCTGGCGGCGCTTAATCTCCCTAGCCATCAGCGCTGGCGCCGCAGTCTTAATAGCGGTCAGGGCTATCAGTCCTGTGGCTGGATTTTTGACGCCGAGACCATTTTTGACACCGTTGGCCTGCTCGAATGGGCGCGACTGGCGCCGGTCGGACGCGTTAAAGGTGTGATGCGTATTGCCGAAGGACTGGTGCGTATCAATCGCCAGCAGCTTGACCTGCATATTGAGACGCAGAACGTTGCGCCGCCGGATAGCCGCATTGAGCTGATCGCTGATTCCGATACCGACTGGAACGCGCTACAGGCCTCCTTGTTGAAGCTTCGTTTAAGTTAA
- a CDS encoding mannitol dehydrogenase family protein yields MTTIATATLPEGVQLPQYDRNQLRSRIVHFGFGAFHRAHQALLTDRVLNASGGDWGICEISLFSGDRLMIQLRQQDHLFTVLEKGAEGNQPIVVGAVHECLNAKLDSLAAIIEKFCEPQVAIVSLTITEKGYCIDPASGLLDMTQPRIIHDQENPAQPQSVPGILVETLARRRQRGLAPFTVLSCDNIPNNGHVVKNAVLGMAEKRDSELAQWIAEHVSFPGTMVDRIVPAATDESLAEISAVLGVEDPCAISCEPFIQWVVEDNFVAGRPDWEAAGVQMTDDVLPWEQMKLRMLNGSHSFLAWLGYLAGHEHVSDCMQDPVFRSAAYRLMLDEQAPTLSITGVDLTAYADSLIERFSNPSLKHRTWQIAMDGSQKLPQRMLDGIRIHLARGSQWPLLALGVAGWMRYVSGIDDAGNTIDIRDPLADKIGRIVSASNEQQRVSALLSLEEIFGCDLSQNPQFVANITAAWHQLVTAGTRQAISAALDS; encoded by the coding sequence ATGACTACCATTGCTACAGCTACGCTGCCGGAAGGCGTGCAGCTCCCTCAGTACGATCGCAACCAACTGCGTTCGCGTATTGTGCATTTCGGTTTCGGCGCGTTTCATCGCGCGCACCAGGCCCTACTCACCGACAGGGTGCTCAACGCCAGCGGTGGGGACTGGGGGATTTGCGAGATTAGCCTGTTCAGCGGCGATCGGCTTATGATCCAGCTTCGCCAACAAGATCATCTGTTTACCGTACTGGAGAAAGGGGCCGAGGGTAATCAGCCGATCGTTGTCGGCGCAGTGCATGAATGTCTGAACGCCAAACTTGATTCGCTGGCTGCCATTATTGAGAAATTTTGCGAACCGCAGGTCGCCATTGTTTCTCTAACCATTACCGAGAAAGGCTACTGCATTGACCCTGCCAGCGGCCTGCTGGACATGACGCAGCCACGCATTATTCATGACCAGGAAAACCCTGCGCAGCCGCAATCGGTGCCCGGTATTCTGGTCGAAACGCTGGCGCGCCGCCGCCAACGTGGACTGGCGCCGTTTACCGTTCTCTCCTGCGATAATATTCCCAACAATGGGCATGTGGTGAAAAACGCCGTGCTGGGAATGGCTGAAAAACGCGATTCGGAGCTGGCGCAGTGGATTGCTGAACACGTCAGCTTTCCCGGCACGATGGTGGACCGCATTGTGCCAGCCGCCACCGATGAGTCGCTGGCGGAGATTAGCGCCGTGCTGGGAGTGGAAGACCCCTGCGCAATTAGCTGCGAGCCGTTTATTCAATGGGTTGTCGAAGATAACTTTGTTGCCGGTCGCCCGGACTGGGAAGCGGCTGGCGTACAGATGACGGATGATGTGCTGCCGTGGGAACAGATGAAGCTGCGGATGCTCAACGGCAGCCATTCCTTTCTTGCCTGGCTGGGTTATCTGGCGGGCCACGAACATGTCAGCGACTGTATGCAGGACCCGGTTTTCCGCAGCGCCGCTTACCGTTTGATGCTTGATGAACAGGCACCAACACTCTCAATCACCGGTGTCGACCTGACGGCCTATGCTGACAGCCTGATCGAGCGTTTCAGCAACCCCTCGCTGAAGCATCGCACCTGGCAAATTGCTATGGACGGTAGCCAGAAGCTGCCGCAGCGTATGCTTGACGGTATCCGTATCCACCTTGCTCGCGGAAGCCAGTGGCCGCTGCTGGCGCTGGGCGTGGCGGGCTGGATGCGCTATGTTAGCGGCATTGACGACGCTGGAAATACGATTGATATCCGCGACCCGCTGGCGGATAAAATTGGAAGAATTGTATCCGCCAGCAATGAACAACAGCGCGTTAGCGCCCTACTCTCCCTTGAAGAAATTTTTGGCTGCGACCTTTCGCAAAATCCGCAGTTCGTCGCCAACATCACCGCCGCGTGGCATCAACTTGTGACCGCCGGCACTCGCCAGGCGATTAGCGCCGCGCTGGATTCTTAA